Part of the Mycolicibacterium mageritense genome is shown below.
AAGATGGCCGAAAAGCTCTGGCAATTGCGGATTCTCGACGATGAGCGATCGGCCGCGGATGTTTCCGCGCCCATCCTGGTGGTCAGCCAGTTCACGCTCTACGCCAACACCGCGAAGGGGCGCAGGCCCTCGTGGAACGCGGCGGCTCCCGGGCCGGTCGCCGAACCGCTTGTGATCGAGTTCACCGAGGCCCTTGAACAGCTCGGCGCCGAGGTCCAAACGGGTGCTTTCGGCGCGATGATGCAGGTAGAACTGGTCAATGACGGGCCGGTAACGGTGCTGCTCGAGCTGTGAGAAACCTGGGTGTCTGCGCGTATTGTCTGCCTATGACGACCAACCTGGACGCCCGCCTCACCTCGATCTCGCCTGCCGTGGTGAGCCTGTTCCGCATAGTGTTCGGCTTCCTGTTCGCCATCCACGGCGCCTCGAAGCTGTTTGCCTGGCCGGTGGATTCGGGAAGCGGCGCAACGCCTGTCGGCACCTGGCCCTACTGGTACGCCGGTGTCATCGAGCTGGTGCTCGGCCTGCTGATCATGCTGGGGCTGTTCACCCGCATCGCGGCCTTCATCTCGTCGGGCGAGATGGCGTTCGCCTACTTCACCCAGCATCAGCCCAAGGGCCTGCTGCCTCTGGAGAACGGCGGCGAGCTGGCGGTGCTGTACTGCTTCGGCTTCCTGCTGCTCGCCGCGATCGGCGGCGGCGCGTACGCGCTGGACGCGGTGCGCGGCAAACGCTAGTCCAGCCGCAGGTCTTTACGGAACCGCGCCATCCCGTCGATCTTGTCGGCCAGCGTGCAGTCGAGGCCGGCGTAGAACGCCCACGGCATCGTCAAGATGTGGGTGATCCCGCCGGCCTCGGCACGCTCGTAATCGGCGACCGTCACCGCGTCGGTCAACGGCGTCAAAACGGTGAAATCGTCCATGGACAAACCGGCTTCGGCCCTCAGGTCACGCAACCTGTCGACCGCGGCCACCGCCCGTTCGGTCGAGATCAGGTCACCGATCCAGCCGTCGTGGCGCGCGGCCCGGCGCAGCGCCACCTCGCTGAGCCCACCGACGTAGACCGGGATGGGCGGCGGCGACGGCTCCATCTCGAGCCTGGGCGCGGTGTAGAACTCGCCGTGGAACTCGGTCCAGCCCGGCGCCCACAGTTCGGCCAGCAGTTCCAGCATCTCGTCCGTGCGCTTGCCCCGCCGATCGAAGCGCTGCCCCACCAAGGCGAATTCGTCCTCGCACCAGCCGACCCCGACGCCGAGTTCGACCCGGCCGCCCGCAAGGAATGCCGCGGTACCAATCGCTTTCGCGGCGGCATAGGGATCACGCATGGCGGGCACGTACACCGTGGTGACGAACTTCAGCCGCGTGGTGGCCTGTGCCAGCGCACCGACCAGCACCCACGGGTCGGGCCAGTGTGTGAACGGTTGCCACCGGCGCTGCCCGTCGCGCGTATACGGATATGGTGTGGACAGTGTCTCCAGGTTGACGATGTGATCGGGGATGCCGATCCCGTCATAGCCGAGATCGTCTGCGGCCTTGGCGATCTCGACGATTTCCCCGGTGTCGAGGAAGCCGGTCGCCACATAGAATCTCATCCGGCGTCCCGCGCCCACGCCGGTGTGATGAACACGCCTTCGGCCTCGACCGTGATCCCTTCGGCGTCGCTGATGTGGCCCCGCGCAAAGGTTTTGACGCCTTCCGTCCGGTCGATGTAGGCCTCGGCACGCAGCGGCCCGAGCGGCGTGCCGCGGCGGTACCGGCACGTGATGGTGCCGGTGTAGCGGGGCTCGTTGAGGCCATCACTGGCCACCTCTCCGAGAATGTGGTCGAGCACCAGCGCGCAGATGCCGCCGTGTACCCAGCCCAGTGGCCCCTCATAGGCCGCGCCAAGGACGAATTCGCTCCAGCAGCTGCCGTCGTCGGCATGCTCGATCACCAGGGGCGGGGCCAGTGCGTTGCGCAAACCGACGA
Proteins encoded:
- a CDS encoding DoxX family protein encodes the protein MTTNLDARLTSISPAVVSLFRIVFGFLFAIHGASKLFAWPVDSGSGATPVGTWPYWYAGVIELVLGLLIMLGLFTRIAAFISSGEMAFAYFTQHQPKGLLPLENGGELAVLYCFGFLLLAAIGGGAYALDAVRGKR
- a CDS encoding TIGR03619 family F420-dependent LLM class oxidoreductase, with translation MRFYVATGFLDTGEIVEIAKAADDLGYDGIGIPDHIVNLETLSTPYPYTRDGQRRWQPFTHWPDPWVLVGALAQATTRLKFVTTVYVPAMRDPYAAAKAIGTAAFLAGGRVELGVGVGWCEDEFALVGQRFDRRGKRTDEMLELLAELWAPGWTEFHGEFYTAPRLEMEPSPPPIPVYVGGLSEVALRRAARHDGWIGDLISTERAVAAVDRLRDLRAEAGLSMDDFTVLTPLTDAVTVADYERAEAGGITHILTMPWAFYAGLDCTLADKIDGMARFRKDLRLD
- a CDS encoding PaaI family thioesterase gives rise to the protein MDHTFDVITAAEHDRLQALFEPFAQAVRELVDAGVRTEVDSHTIAQATAAVEAVTASLRREQRDGPQAMLHAVTGKPVVWANPVVGLRNALAPPLVIEHADDGSCWSEFVLGAAYEGPLGWVHGGICALVLDHILGEVASDGLNEPRYTGTITCRYRRGTPLGPLRAEAYIDRTEGVKTFARGHISDAEGITVEAEGVFITPAWARDAG
- the dtd gene encoding D-aminoacyl-tRNA deacylase, whose product is MRVLVQRVTSASVTVDGEVVGAIKPAGQGLLALVGVTHDDDAAKARKMAEKLWQLRILDDERSAADVSAPILVVSQFTLYANTAKGRRPSWNAAAPGPVAEPLVIEFTEALEQLGAEVQTGAFGAMMQVELVNDGPVTVLLEL